In a single window of the Planctomycetia bacterium genome:
- the fliG gene encoding flagellar motor switch protein FliG, whose product MAAATKSAGKSDEILTGLRKVAILIVTLEKESSSAILRQLDSDSIEAITREVASLRGVEERVRQEVIKEFHNLALARSYTEAGGLNYAKMLLTQSLSKDEAERIMRQIEHQFYSKPFTFLHKAETENLLTFIQDEHPQTIALILAHLTASKASEILGGLPPEKQIEVVSRISRMEQTSPEVIKEVERGLEHRLSGLMTDRLQRVGGVNSVAEILNLTDRSTEKGILEALGEDDPDLVAQIRRLMFVFEDVLLVNDKGIQSVLKEIETSDLVLALRTATDELKQKIFSNMSDRAAQMIREEMEYMGPVRLSDVEMAQQRIVDVVRRLEDSGEIIISGRGGEKELIV is encoded by the coding sequence ATGGCGGCAGCAACAAAGTCGGCAGGAAAATCAGATGAGATCCTGACCGGTCTGCGCAAAGTTGCGATCCTGATCGTGACCCTGGAAAAGGAATCCTCGTCCGCAATTCTCCGGCAACTGGACTCCGACAGCATCGAGGCCATTACCCGGGAAGTGGCCAGTCTGCGCGGCGTCGAAGAGCGGGTCCGCCAAGAGGTCATCAAGGAGTTTCACAATCTCGCCCTTGCCCGGTCATATACCGAAGCGGGCGGGCTGAACTACGCAAAGATGCTTCTTACACAATCGCTGTCCAAGGATGAAGCGGAACGCATCATGCGTCAGATTGAGCACCAGTTCTACTCGAAGCCGTTCACGTTTCTGCACAAGGCGGAGACAGAGAACCTGTTGACATTCATTCAGGATGAACATCCGCAGACAATCGCGCTCATTCTGGCGCACCTGACGGCGAGCAAGGCGAGTGAAATCCTGGGAGGATTGCCTCCGGAAAAGCAGATCGAGGTGGTCAGTCGCATCTCCCGCATGGAGCAGACCAGCCCCGAAGTGATCAAGGAAGTGGAGAGGGGTCTCGAGCACCGCCTCAGCGGACTCATGACCGATCGTCTCCAGCGGGTGGGCGGCGTGAACTCGGTCGCGGAGATTCTCAACCTGACGGACCGCTCGACAGAGAAAGGAATCCTCGAAGCATTAGGTGAGGATGACCCCGACCTCGTGGCGCAGATTCGCCGGCTGATGTTCGTCTTCGAGGACGTCCTGCTGGTGAACGACAAGGGAATCCAGTCGGTCCTGAAGGAGATCGAGACGAGCGATCTAGTGCTGGCGCTGCGAACGGCGACGGATGAGCTCAAGCAGAAGATCTTCTCCAACATGTCCGATCGCGCCGCGCAGATGATCAGAGAGGAAATGGAATACATGGGTCCGGTGCGGCTCTCCGACGTGGAGATGGCTCAACAGCGCATCGTGGACGTCGTCAGGCGGCTTGAGGATTCCGGCGAAATCATCATTTCCGGCCGCGGCGGAGAGAAGGAACTCATCGTATGA
- the fliE gene encoding flagellar hook-basal body complex protein FliE, translating to MSDPTIGNVSSTPFIKPLGDSPTTHGPSRADGKDFQSYLLESLDKVNQLQTEADVGVQKLLTGETDNVAEVFSASRKAGVAFDLLMEIRNKLMDAYNEMKQMRV from the coding sequence ATGTCTGATCCGACGATTGGAAATGTGAGTTCCACGCCGTTCATCAAGCCGTTGGGAGATAGCCCGACGACGCATGGACCCTCGCGCGCGGACGGCAAGGACTTTCAGTCGTACCTGCTTGAGAGCCTCGACAAGGTGAACCAGCTTCAGACAGAGGCCGACGTCGGCGTGCAAAAGCTGCTCACCGGCGAAACAGACAACGTCGCCGAAGTCTTCAGCGCCAGTCGCAAGGCGGGCGTCGCCTTTGATCTACTGATGGAAATTCGCAACAAATTGATGGACGCCTACAACGAAATGAAGCAGATGCGGGTATAG
- the flgC gene encoding flagellar basal body rod protein FlgC codes for MYGLLDISTSGLVAQRTQIDTISANIANSRTTRRADGEPGPYLRRVALLAPGDAKGGAGVHVEAIREDVNVLPRLVHDPSHPDANADGYVAYPNIDSSTEMINAMVAVRAYEANVTAMEATKSMMAASLRLLA; via the coding sequence ATGTACGGCCTATTGGACATCAGCACATCGGGCCTCGTCGCCCAGCGCACGCAGATCGACACGATCTCGGCGAACATTGCCAATTCGCGCACGACGCGACGGGCCGACGGCGAACCCGGCCCGTACTTGCGTCGTGTGGCGCTGCTGGCGCCCGGTGACGCCAAGGGCGGCGCCGGCGTGCACGTGGAGGCGATTCGGGAGGATGTAAACGTTCTCCCGAGGCTGGTGCATGACCCAAGCCATCCCGATGCCAACGCGGATGGCTATGTGGCTTATCCGAATATTGACTCGTCCACCGAAATGATCAACGCGATGGTGGCGGTTCGAGCCTATGAGGCGAATGTGACGGCGATGGAGGCGACGAAATCGATGATGGCGGCCTCGCTGCGGCTCCTGGCCTAG
- the flgB gene encoding flagellar basal body rod protein FlgB: MFLTEMTRGGAMPMLEKTLAFNEARQKVLATNIANITTPGYRAKQLDVAGFQAALRDASTRRQQNGGPLQLESTSEFRQGADGFLQVTPSEEPVDNILFKDGTNASIEQQMSRLAETAMTHQISTELLKGYFDGLQKAIRGRAL; encoded by the coding sequence GTGTTCCTGACGGAAATGACACGTGGCGGCGCGATGCCGATGCTGGAGAAGACGCTGGCCTTTAACGAGGCCCGGCAGAAGGTGCTGGCGACGAACATCGCCAACATCACGACGCCGGGCTATCGGGCCAAGCAGCTCGACGTGGCAGGGTTTCAGGCGGCGCTGCGCGATGCGTCGACCCGCCGGCAGCAAAACGGCGGGCCGCTACAGTTGGAATCGACGAGTGAGTTTCGGCAGGGCGCGGATGGCTTCCTGCAAGTGACGCCGAGCGAGGAGCCGGTTGACAACATATTGTTTAAGGATGGAACGAACGCCTCGATTGAGCAGCAGATGAGCCGGCTCGCCGAGACGGCAATGACGCATCAGATTTCGACGGAACTCTTGAAGGGTTACTTCGACGGTTTGCAAAAGGCCATTCGCGGCCGGGCACTCTAG
- a CDS encoding sigma-54-dependent Fis family transcriptional regulator produces the protein MARICIIDDKDVMRDSLTDILTVSGHEVSAHGEPGRALVEICSTRFDAIVSDLKMPTMDGIELLRSLRTRGVDTPFVLMTAYATVPNAVEAMKLGAFDYIQKPFDAESINLVVERAVSMGRLRGENEALRTSLRDFEGESELIGSSRAMKQVRAHVERVAASNATVLIQGESGTGKELVARAIHAASQRASKPMLAVNCAALSATLLESELFGHERGAFTGADKLRKGRFELADGGTLLLDEISEVSVPVQSKLLRVLQERAFERVGSSMTQMVDVRVIVTTNRDLTDWVARRRFREDLFFRVSVLPVTLPPLRDRREDIPELVDYFLRRIARREGREARKISARALSVMETYHWPGNIRELENICERAVVLCQEEQLDAPMIEPWLATNFGGQESGRPMRPGHMMEDMERSLIEQTLVRFNGHREKTAKALGIGVRTLGMKLKKWREEAAAAAVTAEQAAARRAG, from the coding sequence ATGGCGCGTATTTGCATTATTGATGACAAGGATGTCATGCGTGATTCCCTGACCGACATTCTCACCGTTTCCGGACACGAAGTGTCGGCGCACGGCGAGCCCGGTCGAGCTCTGGTGGAAATTTGCAGCACCCGATTCGACGCGATCGTCAGCGACCTGAAGATGCCGACGATGGACGGTATCGAATTGCTCCGGTCGCTTCGGACCAGAGGCGTGGACACGCCATTCGTCTTGATGACGGCATATGCAACCGTGCCGAACGCCGTAGAAGCGATGAAGCTCGGCGCCTTCGACTACATTCAGAAGCCATTCGACGCGGAGTCGATCAATCTGGTGGTCGAACGGGCCGTCTCAATGGGACGTCTTCGCGGCGAGAACGAGGCCCTTCGCACGTCGCTCAGGGATTTCGAAGGCGAATCGGAACTCATCGGTTCGAGTCGCGCCATGAAGCAGGTGCGGGCCCACGTGGAGCGCGTTGCCGCAAGCAATGCGACGGTGCTCATTCAGGGTGAAAGCGGAACCGGCAAGGAACTGGTGGCCCGCGCCATCCACGCGGCGTCGCAGCGTGCAAGCAAGCCGATGCTGGCCGTGAACTGTGCGGCATTGTCGGCGACCCTGCTCGAGAGCGAACTGTTCGGCCACGAGCGCGGCGCCTTCACTGGTGCTGACAAGCTTCGCAAGGGCCGCTTCGAACTTGCCGACGGCGGCACGCTGCTCCTTGACGAGATCAGCGAGGTGTCGGTCCCCGTCCAGTCCAAGTTGCTCCGCGTACTGCAAGAGCGGGCTTTCGAGCGCGTCGGCAGCAGCATGACCCAGATGGTGGACGTTCGCGTGATTGTGACGACCAATCGTGATCTGACCGATTGGGTCGCCCGCCGGCGATTCCGCGAGGACCTTTTCTTCCGGGTGAGCGTCCTGCCGGTGACGTTGCCCCCGCTTCGCGATCGTCGCGAAGACATCCCCGAACTTGTCGACTACTTCCTGCGGCGAATCGCCCGGCGCGAAGGTCGCGAGGCGAGGAAGATCAGTGCCCGCGCGCTGTCGGTGATGGAGACCTATCACTGGCCGGGCAACATTCGTGAGTTGGAGAATATCTGCGAGCGGGCGGTGGTGCTCTGTCAGGAGGAGCAGCTTGATGCCCCGATGATCGAGCCGTGGCTGGCGACGAACTTCGGCGGCCAGGAAAGCGGTCGACCGATGCGCCCGGGCCACATGATGGAAGACATGGAGCGCTCGCTGATCGAGCAGACGCTGGTTCGCTTCAACGGTCATCGCGAGAAGACGGCCAAGGCTCTTGGAATTGGCGTTCGGACGCTCGGGATGAAGTTGAAGAAGTGGCGTGAAGAGGCGGCTGCGGCGGCGGTCACGGCGGAGCAGGCTGCGGCGCGACGCGCGGGCTGA